The genomic DNA CAACAGATTTTAATTAAACTGTTGCTCAGTTCTTATTGCTACACAGACATGTGTCACCACCTTTTCCCAGTTGAGCCCTTCtcacttcaaaccagtgaggagagcacagacagaaaaataaccTGAATTTTTGTACAGTGTCTTTTTGTTTGACCTAATCTCCCATAGGCTGAAGCTGATAGAGAAAATAGGTTTTAGGTGCATTTGAATGTGATTGCATTGCAAGATGAGCCGGATTGTGCCACTTGATACAAGAGCGGGTGCAGCTAAAGGGATGCTTCAGTAGCCACAGGCTGCATGAATGTTTGATTTAAGCTTTTATAGCTTTACAAAATCACCAGCTTGCTCAGTGGAATAACTTTCACTTTGCAGTCTAGTTCACAAGAACTTATCATGACTAATTGTTACATTCCTCGGGGCTTccccccccctttctctttCAGGTCCTGTCAGTTCAGATGCGATGCCAAATGGAGATGGACTGGCAGAAGGCTTCGGTCCCGCAGGAAATACCCATATAAACGGGTCCCTGCCTCCAACAGCCCCTCCCCAGAGCACCAGCTCCCCTGTCAACCCCCAGACCCACGAGCCCTCCCCAGGTGTGGCTTCTTATCCACCCATGATGCTAGAGAAGTCTGAGGGGGCTAGTGCTGAGGTCACGGTTCACACGGGTGATTCATTGCAGTCGCTCAGACTCAGTATGCCTATGCAGGAGACTGAATTGTGTAAGCATAAACTCGTGTGCAGTGAATGCCTCCTCTATACCCCCTTATATTTTAACCTCATTTTGTTGTGGGTTGTTGTGCTTTTTTGGCTCATATCTGCatcctctccttgtctgtgtATTATCTGAACAGAAGGATTGAGTGGGATTCTTTAATTGTTAGAGTCTACCCCCTTTCTGCAACTTGTAGGCATCTGATTGCTTGATTAGAATTTGTTGTGTGGGTGCTTCATGTGGAACGCTGTTTGGACTAATGGCCGCGCTTTGGAACTAATCCTTCTATTATGTTATGTTTTTGGTGGTACTTTAATGTCAGGCACAGTTGCCTTGTTCACAGTTAccaaatgtaatatttttagGCTTGGCACGAACTGTGGTGATTTTGTTTGGCTTCACATTGGAACACCCACACAGAACATGAACATGACTGATCGGTAACGCTTTATATTAAGGTGCACATATTCACAATTAACTAgatgcttattagcatgcatatttgtcacatattggctctttatgAGTCGTTAGAAAGCATTTATTCTGTGGGGCTGAGGTGTTAGGGTTATTAAGGGTTGGGTTATTAAGATCGTAATTCATGTACAGCAAAGTACTTGCTGTCAATAATCACTAATGCAGACTAAGACATTAATAAGTGCCtcataatgactaataaagagtaAATATGCATGCTAATTAGGACCTTAACATAAGGTGTTACCATCTTATCTAATGTATACCTGTTTAATGCCTGAGACATGACTGAGTTAAAGTTCTTCTTCATAAACTAACTACACAAATAGAAACAGTGATACAGCATGGAACACTCTtcatatatctgtgtgtgtgcgtgtgtgcgtgtgtgtgcgtgtgtgtgtgtgtgtgtgtgtgtgtgtgtgtgtgtgtgtgtcatgtgtttgaGGACAGGATTCCGGACAGCTGCACTCTTGACCATGCAGTATACAACCAACATAATACAATCATTGAATCAGTGATGCAACATACAGCTCATTGCAAGGATTCAATTTTGTCATTAATCAGTTGTTGTGTAAATGAGGTGGTGTAGTTGTGCAGTATGTGATGAGAGGGAACATCACTCTTTTTGGCCTAATGTTCTTTTCCCTTTAGCCACCCAGAAGCCATCATTGGAGATGGAGAATGAGGAGAAGATTCGCCTGGAAGCTCGCCGGCGTCTGGAGGAGCAACTCAAACAGTACAGAGTGCAGAGACATAAGGAGAGGGTGAGTGAATGGAGGAGCTGTCAGTTTCCTTTCAACTCTTTTTCTATTTGCCTTTGAGTGAGTGCTTTATATTTGTGTATATGTTCCTTAGAGTTTCTGTCACCACTATTCCTAAATTAATACATTATACTGTGTGTTTCAAGCTAGGCAGCCTCATATCACATTTTGTCCCATAGTTTATTTCTTTGGTACCTGTTTCTAGTCTCACCGCACCACCCCCAAGAACAGGCCATTCAGCACCCTGGATCCAGAGCTCATGCTGCATCCCGAGGCTCTGCCCAGGGCCAACACTGTTGCCATGACCAAGGAGTATTCCTTCCTGAGGACCAGTGTCCCCCGTGGTCCCAAACTGGGTAGCTTGGGAATTCCCCCTTCCAAGGAGAGAAAGTCCAGATCACCCCGCCCGAGCAAGATCCACTCCTTGGCTGACTACAAGTCTCCTGAGaatgatggtggaggtggagtaAGAACAACAGACAACACCATGAGCTCCCTCCAGTCCACCATTAGCTCAGTGTCCACTTTGTCTGAGGTCAGTGTGATGTCCGAGGGCAGCACCTGTGAGACAGAGGCACAGTCTGGTGCTTCGCTCCAAGTCCCAGACAATGTATCAGAAATTGACGGCAGCGAATCAGGAACGAGGCCAGGGAACGACGGCAACGACAGCGACAGCTCGTCTTACAGCAGCGTGTCTACCAGAGGGACATATGGtatgctctctgctgcagtggaaagGCAGCGGGGGTCATACAcagtggaggggagggagatTGCCCCAGAAGCCATGGGTCAGTTCCCCTCCCTGCAGGAGGTGCTGCAGGCAGCCAGTGAAGAGCAGcacctgctggagctggagcaggagagagaagggaCAGCGGAGCCTCGCAGCCGCAGGGACAGTTTCTCCAGCAGGTATTtatcatttagcattttttgaCCTTAACGCTGTGATTTCTGCCAAATATAAGCATATATTACGTTACATTACGAGATACTGCTTGGTGAGAACTGCAGTTCCTCACCTTGAACTTGGTGCTTACAAATGTTAATTACCAATTATTTGAGCACtaatgttgttttcatttgtttcagtgtttctttggAGAGTTCAGTGATGGGCCACGATGAAATGCTGCAGGtgctgaaagagaaaatgaggctGGAGGGTCAGctggaatctttgtcatctgAGGCCAATCAGGTAATGTAACACACCGATTCTGTACTCTGATTATCTGTTTCTTCTGCACCAATCACCCATCCATACACATTCTATACaggagtggacaaaataacagaaacaatgaaaatcaaCAATACAGCACCATTACACACTACATCCTCAAAAAAATAGAGTTGAATCATCAATTTGACCCTTGAACATTTACTTATATTGACTGGCCAGCGAACAAAGCCATGTCATGTATCACAACattcaaaaatattcaatttagcTTCATGACTTAGCGGGCCAGGCCACCCAGATGACACTATTGGAAACACAAAGAGTAATTGGGCACAAGTGCTGACTGTACTGTCCTGTCCTCCAGGCTCTCAAAGAGAAGACAGAGCTTCAGGCCCAGCTCGCTTCAGTGAATGCTCAGCTGCAGGCTAAGAAAGAGGAGGCTCAGTTCAGCCAGGAGAAGCAGAGCGCCCTCACCACGGAGGTTGGCACACTGCgacaaagctgcagccagctaGAGAAGGCCATGGTGGAGCTTCAGGGCAGTCTGGAGAGTAAGAATGCTAGTCTGGCTTCTCTAAGCAATGACCTGAAAGTGGCTGAAGACCAATACAACAGGCTCATGGGAAAGGTTGAGGAGATGCAAAACACTGTAGCCTCGAGAGACAATACAGGTGAGTGATGGAGACCCATAGAGCTAAGTGTAGCTCTAATTGTAATGAACTGTCCAATATGGTGTTGGAGAACACTCAGACTACTGGTTTTTATGTCCGCTCATGATTGAATGAGATGTTTTGGTCTCACACTTTTGTAGTTCAGGAGTTGCGCCTGCAAATGACTGGTCTGCAGAGCCAACTTCAGCAGGTCCAGCTGGAGCGCAGCACCCTGCAGAGCCGAATGAAGACGTCCCAGGCTGAAATTGACTCACTCCAGCAGGTCCGACAGTGGTACCAGCAGCAGCTAGCACTGGCCCAGGAGGCAAAAGTACGACTGCAGAGTGAAATGGCCAACATGCAGGTAAGGTTGATGCTATAATGCGGTTGGTTTTTCATCATGGCCTAACATTTGTCAGACAAGAGTTGACATGACACTagtattgtttttgttcctctccCAGGCTGGACAGATGACTCAGATTGGTGTTGTGGAACATCTGAAGCTGGAGAATGTGACGCTGTCCCACCAACTCACTGAGACCCAGCACCGCTCTATCAAAGACAAAGAACGTATTGCTGTTCAGCTGCAAAGCATTGAGGTATACTCTCCAACGTCCCATATCAAATAACCCATACCTCAAGGTTATTATTCAGTCAAGGACCTTAGATTTGACCGgaacaaaatgtatttgattGTTTGATAACTGTTTCTTAGCTTTTGAATAATATTATTTCAAGCAATCTTTGTGTATACCCTTTTACTGTCTGTGACTTAGGCGGACATGCTGACGCAGGAAGCTAATTACAAGCAGATCCAGGATGCAAAGACCATGGTGGAAGATGatctgcagcacaaactggaGGAGTTTGAGGAAGAGCGAGATCGCTTATTGAAACTGGCCAACACAGCCAGCACCCTGGAAAGAGAACTAGAGCAGGTAGTCATGTCAGTTGTAACAGTAATTAGTTTTCCACCTTGTGTGGCCACTAAAATTCTTACTGTGTTCTGCTCTAAACTGCCTTTCACACTCTGTGCCACATAGGTGAGGTTGACCCTTTCCCAGAAAgatgtgcagctgcagtcacTCCAGAAAGAGCATCTGGAGCTGATGCGCCAGCTGACCACCACTCAGGAGAACCTGCACACCAAAGAGCAGTCCATCAACCAGCTAGAGGCTCGCTACCTGGAGCTTGAGGCCCAGCTGGCCGAGCTGCAAACAGAGAGCAATGCCAAGGACGACAACATCCAGTACCTGCAGAACGAGAAGATTGTCCTGGAGGTAGCGCTGCAGGCAGCCCGGGCTGACAAGAGCCAACTTGACGAGGGCGCCGAACGGCTCGGAGAGGATGTTCTGGTGGCTTCAGATGTCTTGGATCAGCTAAGACAGGATGTCCAGGTCAAAGCCAATCAGGTATGGGAATAGTAGAAAAAGTGTGATTAAGTATCACATCTAGCTTTGAAATTCCGTTGTGGATATCATTATATTCCCAGCTACCGCTGCAGTGACACTTTGAGTTAGATATGTTATAGTTAAATGCTTTCTCATGGTGAGCAGCAATTCCTTTGGCTATAAAGCATTGTAGGAATTGCTGAGCTGCTAGTGGCTTAGTTTGACTCAACCTTGCACTtcattttgttcagtttttcttttgctttgttaCAGATTGAAACTCTTCAACAGGAAAATAGTTTGCTGAAGAAGCAAGCTCAGAAACTGAAGGAGCAGTTCCAGCAGCAAAAGGTAAGCCGTCTTCTTTGCTCTTACGTTGGACCACGTAGTGCTCTCTCTGCTGGTAGAAGGCAGGTAGAAGTTTAGTCTGCGTAGACTTTGCACACATTTATATTGCACCCTCTTGTCAGGAATCTACCAGCTGGCTTAAGCTGATGCTGTCGTGGGAGGATGTATTGTAGAGCCAGATGGCTGTTGTCTCAGAAGAGTGCTGGTTGACACGCCTCAGCGGACTGAGCAGTGGTAGATGCTGTTCATTCTGCATTGACAGGCTGTCATAAAGAGGGTGGACGTTactgacagaatgacagaaatgTGAATTGTATTCGATTTCTTTCAAGACTTGAGTTTTTGTATACCCTTCAGACTCGCACATTGGCTTCCATCTTCATCCATCAAATTGTATGGGGACTGCTCTCAGCAATCCATGAAAAGCAAACTACTTAACCGTTGGTGGTTAAAAAGAAGTTTGGCTGTATTATCAACAAACTAATACTGTATGTCTCTTGACTGCTTCTATAGTAAATACATAAACGGTGTGTGAGGTATTGTAGCACGACAGATGAACTACATTAGAGTACAGGATACTGGGAAACAGTTACATCCTCAGTTTTGAAAATGCTACTTCCATTTTTGGTTTgcagaaaagtgacaaaatgtaATCTCCAGTATTTTATAAAAAGTCTTTTGCCCGCTGTCTCAGTGGAGACAAGTATGAGCCACACTAACATTAGTGTTATTGACTTTCCAGGTGATGGTGGAAGCCTACCGTCGGGACGCCAGCTCCAAAGACCAGCTGATCAGTGAGCTCAAGTCCACCAAAAAGCGTCTGTTGGCAGAGGTGAAGGACCTGAAGCAGGAGCTGCTGGGCGT from Chaetodon trifascialis isolate fChaTrf1 chromosome 6, fChaTrf1.hap1, whole genome shotgun sequence includes the following:
- the golga3 gene encoding golgin subfamily A member 3 → MEMDSNESEAAHMEHTYKEAHVIKSKEAEAHPVEDEPQLRQQGLENMQIMKGDIHNGPVSSDAMPNGDGLAEGFGPAGNTHINGSLPPTAPPQSTSSPVNPQTHEPSPGVASYPPMMLEKSEGASAEVTVHTGDSLQSLRLSMPMQETELSTQKPSLEMENEEKIRLEARRRLEEQLKQYRVQRHKERSHRTTPKNRPFSTLDPELMLHPEALPRANTVAMTKEYSFLRTSVPRGPKLGSLGIPPSKERKSRSPRPSKIHSLADYKSPENDGGGGVRTTDNTMSSLQSTISSVSTLSEVSVMSEGSTCETEAQSGASLQVPDNVSEIDGSESGTRPGNDGNDSDSSSYSSVSTRGTYGMLSAAVERQRGSYTVEGREIAPEAMGQFPSLQEVLQAASEEQHLLELEQEREGTAEPRSRRDSFSSSVSLESSVMGHDEMLQVLKEKMRLEGQLESLSSEANQALKEKTELQAQLASVNAQLQAKKEEAQFSQEKQSALTTEVGTLRQSCSQLEKAMVELQGSLESKNASLASLSNDLKVAEDQYNRLMGKVEEMQNTVASRDNTVQELRLQMTGLQSQLQQVQLERSTLQSRMKTSQAEIDSLQQVRQWYQQQLALAQEAKVRLQSEMANMQAGQMTQIGVVEHLKLENVTLSHQLTETQHRSIKDKERIAVQLQSIEADMLTQEANYKQIQDAKTMVEDDLQHKLEEFEEERDRLLKLANTASTLERELEQVRLTLSQKDVQLQSLQKEHLELMRQLTTTQENLHTKEQSINQLEARYLELEAQLAELQTESNAKDDNIQYLQNEKIVLEVALQAARADKSQLDEGAERLGEDVLVASDVLDQLRQDVQVKANQIETLQQENSLLKKQAQKLKEQFQQQKVMVEAYRRDASSKDQLISELKSTKKRLLAEVKDLKQELLGVQGEKQKVELEQVRLQKEVVRVQEQMSNMEAHLQAIQTERDQLETQIQSLQFDQSQLAAVTEENEGLRKQVEQMEGEAKKAISEQKVRVKRLGTDLTSAQKEMKAKHKAYENAVGILSRRLQEALTDKEAAEAELVKLKAQVSDGGNNQALQEKIKALQAELQAVTNSKTMLEKELQEVINLTSTELEEYQEKVLELEDELQESRCFKKRIRKLEDANKKLALELEHEKGKLAGLAQSHNTLREHSNILESALAKREADLVQLNLQVQAVLKRKEEEDQQMRQVVQTLQLALEKEKTKVKDLKEQVAAAKAEAAHNRRHYRAAMLELSEIKKDLQAKEDLVKVLQSESHKLQAQDEQHAQEVSRFQEELAEAHSQLQILQKQLNEELAKQPLTNQEVEDLKWELEQRQREIEAQRQQMEMMEQCHHRELDNLQRALQNIKVELESVQEELSSTRKDKFMLQAKVGELRNSMKTVLLQNQQLKQELKQSRLRKQRMELKSEGNPSNPVTPVKIPDCPVPATLLDELLKPSTSVNKEPLNNLHNCLRQLKEEMDSLQKQMEEHTVTVHESMSSWTNTEEELVQLGLQNSISTSSTPLNNMVVENNNEAEQQQS